Proteins from a single region of Equus asinus isolate D_3611 breed Donkey chromosome 17, EquAss-T2T_v2, whole genome shotgun sequence:
- the LOC139040686 gene encoding olfactory receptor 5A1-like, whose product MGNTSTTKAWNSSSVTTFIFVGFADHPELQVLLFVTFLGIYLVTLSWNLALIFLIRSDTHLQTPMYFFLSKLSFIDICYSSTVAPKMLTDFFQEQKTISFLGCAAQFFFFDGIGLTECFLLTAMAYDRYTAISSPLLYTAIMSQGLCTRMVIGAYFSGFLSSLIQACSIFQLHFCGPNIINHFFCDLPPVLALSCSDTFLSQVVNFLVVVTIGGTSFLILVISYSYIVAAVLKIHSVEGQRKTFNTCASHLMVVTLLFRTALFMYLRPSSSYSLGRDKVVSVFYSLVIPMLNPLIYSLRNKEIKDALWKLLENKKVFS is encoded by the coding sequence ATGGGAAACACCTCCACAACTAAGGCCTGGAACAGCTCATCAGTGACCACATTCATCTTCGTGGGATTTGCAGACCATCCAGAACTCCAGGTCCTGCTCTTTGTGACCTTCCTGGGTATCTATCTTGTGACCCTCTCCTGGAACCTGGCTCTCATCTTTCTAATCAGAAGTGACACCCATCTGCAAacacccatgtatttcttcctcagcAAGTTGTCCTTCATTGACATCTGTTACTCTTCCACAGTGGCTCCCAAGATGCTCACTGACTTCTTCCAGGAGCAGAAGACCATATCATTCTTGGGTTGTGCtgctcagttctttttttttgatggcATAGGTCTAACTGAGTGCTTTCTCCTGACTGCTATGGCATACGATCGATACACAGCCATCTCCAGTCCCCTGCTCTACACTGCCATCATGTCCCAGGGTCTCTGTACACGCATGGTGATTGGGGCATATTTCAGTGGCTTCCTGAGCTCCCTGATCCAGGCCTGCTCTATATTTCAGCTCCACTTCTGTGGACCCAACATCATCAACCATTTCTTCTGTGACCTCCCGCCAGTTTTAGCGCTTTCTTGCTCTGACACGTTCCTCAGTCAAGTGGTGAATTTTCTTGTAGTGGTCACCATTGGGGGAACATCATTCCTCATCCTCGTCATCTCCTACAGTTACATAGTTGCTGCTGTCTTGAAGATCCATTCAGTGGAAGGCCAAAGGAAAACCTTCAACACATGTGCCTCACACCTGATGGTGGTGACTCTGCTGTTTAGGACAgcccttttcatgtacctgcgaCCCAGCTCCAGCTACTCTCTTGGCAGGGACAAGGTGGTGTCTGTGTTCTATTCACTGGTGATCCCCATGCTGAACCCTCTAATCTACAGTTTAAGGAACAAAGAGATCAAAGATGCCCTGTGGAAGTTGTTGGAGAATAAGAAAGTGTTTTCCTAG